TGCAGACGGGCCAGGTGCGCAAGGCGAGCTTGAATGTCGCAAAAGCATTCGACGTGCTCGGCGCGTCGAAGTCGTTCGACAGCAACATTCCTGGTCTCGCCGGCCAGAATCCGATCTCGCTGAATTTCGTGCGTACCGGTGCGAGTTTTTCGCAGAGCAACGAATGGCCGCTCAAGATCGGCACCGTCGTGTCGTTGATCGGTCAGTACAGCCCGAACTCGCTGCCGACCTCCGAACAGATCGCGTTCGGCGCGCAACGTTTCGCGCAGGGTTACGAGCCGGGCGAGGCATCGGGCGATTCGGGCTGGGGCGCATCGTTCGAAGTGAACCGGCCGATCGCGATCGGCTACACGTACCTGCAAACGTTCACACCGTATGTGTCGTTCGACATGGCGCGCGTCTATCTGCACTCCGGCACACCGTCGCCGTCGAAACTCTCGTCGGTGTCGCTCGGTTTTCGGGTGACCGATGCGAAGTACTACAGCCTGGATCTGTCGGTGGCCAAACCGATCGCCGACGCGCCGGTCGAAAGCGCGTCGCGCAGCCCGCGTATCAACGCGGCGTTTTCCTATCAGTTGAACTAAAGCCTCGTAGCGTCAGGCACGGTGATCCGTGCCTGCTGATTAGAGGTTCCACTATCAAACTGGCGCAGCAGTTTCGCGCGAGTTTCACGTATTCTGCCCGGACAGCTTGAAGACAGCACAAGGCATGGCGTTGCCCGAGACAACACGACGCCGCGCGACTACCATCGCGACGATTTTCTACCCGGAGGAAGACATGACGCATTTCACCCAGCGCGCCCGTTCGATGGTGCTCGGCACCGCAAAACACGCCGCGGTAGCGGGCGCCCTGCTCGTCTGCGCGGTCGCTGCGATGGCACAGACCGATACCCCCGTCGGCACGTGGCAAACCATCGACGACAACACCCATCAGCCGAAAGCACTCGTGCAGATCACGCAGGACGCGGACGGCTCGCTGTCCGGCAAGGTGATCAAGGGCCTGGGCCCGAACGATCAACCCGATCGCCGCTGCACCGCCTGCACCGACGCGCGCAAGGACCAGCTGATTCTCGGCATGACGATCATCAACGGGATGAAGAAGGACGGCGACGGCTGGGACAACGGCCAGATCCTCGACCCGGAAAACGGCAAACTCTACAAGTGCAAGATGCACCTCGACGAAAATGGCCAGAAGCTGGTCGTGCGCGGGTATATCGGCATCTCGCTGCTCGGCCGTTCGCAGACGTGGAATCGCCAGCAGTAGTCGTCGTTCCGAACGTTCGACCAGCGCGTACGCGGCGGCGCATCCGATTCTGAAAATGCGTTCGCCGGTGCGCCGCTTATCGACTTGCGCGACGTTTGCGATGTGACGTGTGCGAGGTCACATCGTCGGTAACGCGGTCACTAAAGGTAGCGGTGCCGGTAAGGACGCGGGCACTACGATAGCCGGTACGGATAACGAAAGAGCCGGCACATTACGCGCTTCGATGTCACTGCCCGATTGCACACCTGTCGCATCTTTACGCGGAACACGCCGCCGCGTGCGCGCGCTCACCGTATGCAGCAACCCATGGCTCGCGACGCCGAACAGCGTCTCCAGTACCCGCTGCAGCACGCCCGATTGCAACCACAGCTTGAAGCGCCGATGACACGTCTGGTACGGCGGATACCGGCGCGGCATCGACGACCACGTCGCGCTGCTATAGATCACCCACAGCACGCCGTTGAGCACCGAGCGCGTATTCGCGAGCGGCCTGCCACGCATGTCACGTCTCGGCCGCAGTTCGGGAATCAGCGGGGCCACGCGCAGCCATTCTTCGTCGGTCATATCTCGATGCGGACTCATGCGGATCTCCTTTGTCGGAACGATGACAACGAAGATAGCGACGCATTCGCGCGCAGGACATCAGAACAATCCGAATCTCGAAATGGATTACGCTTATTTCGCTACGCCGCTTGATACCCCGCTTACGTGAGCGACGTATCGACGAGACGCCGTGGCGCGTCCAGATATTCCTTCGACTGCATCTCGACGATCCGCGAAACGGTCCGCGTGAATTCATTCGCCATCGGACCTTCCACATAGAGTTGCTCGGGCGGCACAGCAGCCGACATCAGCAGCTTGACCTTGTGGTCGTAGAACACGTCGATGAGCCACGTGAAGCGGCGCGCTTCGGATTGCATCCGCGGTGTCATCTGCGGCACGCCCGACAGGATCACCGCGTGGAAGCGGCTCGCCAGCTCGAGATAGTCGTTCTGCGAGCGCGGACCGCCGCACAGCGTCGCGAAGTCGAACCACACGACACCGTCGGCACGCCGTAGCGCTTTCAGTTCGCGCTTCTCGATACGCAACAGCGGGCTTTCGTCAGGTACCGCGGCGAGCCGCGCGAACGCGTCGCGCAACGCCTTGTCGGACGCTGCGCCGAGTGGCGTGTGATAGATCTCGACCTGCGCAAGCGTGCGCTGCCGGTAGTCGACGCCCGCGTCGACGTTGATCACGTCGAGCTTCGTCTTGATGAGCTCGATCGCGGGCAGCACGCGGTCGCGATGCAACCCGTCCGGATACAGCGTGTCCGGATCGTAGTTGGACGTCATCACGAACTGCACGCCGTTGTTGAACAGCCGGTCGAGCAAGCGATACAGGATCATCGCATCCGCGATGTCCGACACGTGGAATTCGTCGAAGCAGATCAGCCGGTAGCGCTTCGCGACACGGCGCGCGAGTTCGTCGAGCGGATCGGCCTGCCCTTTCAGCTCTTCGAGTTCGCGATGTACCTCGCGCATGAATTCGTGAAAATGCAGCCGCGTCTTGCGCTGGATCGGCACGATCGTGAAGAAGCTGTCCATCAGGAAGCTCTTGCCGCGTCCGACGCCGCCCCACATGTAGATCCCGCGCGGCAGATCCGGATGAATGATCAGCTTCTTGAACGCGTTCGAGCGGCGCGACTTGTACTCGCTCCATTCGTCGTAGCACCGCTGCAGACGGTCGACCGCCGCGCGTTGCGCCGGGTCCGACTGGTAGCCCCGTGTCTGCAGTTCGTTTTCGTAGTATTCGGTGACGTTCATCGTGCGGCCAGAAAAAAAGCAGGCGGGTGGGATCGAACCCACCCGCCTGCGTCGTGATGCCGGATGCCGCCGGTGTGACCATCGGAGGCAACCGGTCGGCCGGACCGCGAAAGGTCCGGCGTGCGCGTTACATGTTCAGCGCGCGTTTGTCGACGGCGAGCGCGGCTTCGCGCATCACCTCGGACAGCGACGGGTGCGGGTGGCAGATCCGGCCGATGTCTTCCGACGCCGCCTTGAACTCCATCGCGACCACGGCTTCGGCGATCAGATCGGACGCGTTCGCCGAGATGATGTGCACGCCGAGCAGCTCGTCGGTCTTCGCATCGGCGATCATCTTGACGAAACCGTCCGCCTTATTGATGCCGAGTGCGCGGCCGTTCGCCATGAACGGGAACTGGCCCGTCTTCACTTCGCGGCCCTCGGCCTTCAGCTGCTGTTCCGTCTTGCCGACCCACGCGATTTCCGGTTCGGTGTAGATCACCCACGGAATGCAGTTGTAGTCGATGTGCGGCTTCTGGCCGTCGATCACTTCCGCGACCAGCACGCCTTCGTCTTCCGCCTTGTGCGCGAGCATCGGGCCACGCACCACGTCGCCGATCGCGTACACGTTCGGCACGCTCGTCGCGCAGTGGTCGTCGACGTCGATGAAGCCGCGTTCGTTCGCCTTCAGACCGATCGCTTCGAGGCCGAGGTTGTCGGTGTTCGGCACGCGGCCGATCGACACGATCAGGCGATCGGCGTCGAGCGTCTGCGCGTTGCCGTCCTTGTCCGTGTACGCGATCGACACGCCCTTGTCCGACGTCTTCACTTCGCCGACCTTCACGCCGACGTGAATGTCGAGGCCCTGCTTCTTGAACTGCTTCGCGGCTTCCTTCGCGAGCGACTGGTCCGCCGCGCCGAGGAATTCCGGCAGCGCTTCGAGCACGGTCACGTCGGCACCGAGGCGGCGCCACACCGAACCGAGTTCGAGGCCGATCACGCCGGCGCCGATCACGGCGAGTTTCTTCGGCGTCGATTCGAAGCTCAGTGCGCCTTCGTTGTCGGCGACGATCTTGTTGTCGACCGGAATGTTCGGCAGATGACGCGCCTTCGAACCCGTCGCGATGATCACGTTCTTCGCGGTGACGACTTCGGTATCGCCCTCGCCGCTCACTTCGATCTGCACGCCGGCGTCGGTGCGGCCGGTGAACTTGCCATGGCCCTTCAGCCACGTGATCTTGTTCTTGCGGAACAGGAACTCGATACCCTTCGTCATCTTCTCGACGATGCCGTCCTTGCGACCCATCATCTTCGCGATGTCGACCTGCACATTCTCGACGCTGATGCCGTGGTCGGCGAGGTGGTGCGATGCATTCTCGAACTCTTCCGACGAAGCGAGCAGCGCCTTCGACGGAATGCAGCCGACGTTCAGGCAGGTGCCGCCGAGCTTCAGCGTGCCGGCCGGGTTCTTCCATTTCTCGATACACGCGACGCTCTTGCCGAGCTGCGCAGCGCGAATCGCCGCGATATAGCCGCCGGGGCCGGCGCCGATCACGACGACGTCAAATTCTTTGGACATGACAATCCTTTCGATAACGGAGCAGCGCGCCGCCGTATTGCGTGGCGCGCGCCGCTCCGGTTCAAGCCGATGCGGGAGACAGGTTACAGATCGAGCAGCAGACGCGCCGGATCTTCGAGCGCATCCTTCATCGCGACGAGCGACAGCACCGCTTCGCGGCCGTCGATGATCCGGTGGTCGTAGGACATCGCCAGATAGTTCATCGGGCGGATCACGATCTGGCCGTTCTCGACCACTGCGCGTTCCTTCGTCGCATGCACGCCGAGGATCGCCGATTGCGGCGGGTTGATGATCGGCGTCGACAGCATCGAGCCGAACACACCGCCATTCGAGATCGAGAACGTACCGCCGGTCATTTCTTCGATCGACAGCTTGCCGTCCTTCGCCTTCTGGCCGAATTCGGCGATCTTCTTCTCGATGTCGGCGAGGCTCATCTGATCCGCGTTGCGCAGGATCGGCACGACGAGGCCGCGCGGCGAACCGACGGCGATACCGATGTCGAAGTAGCCGTGATAGACGATGTCGTTACCGTCGATCGACGCGTTGACGAGCGGGAATTTCTTCAGCGCATGGACGGCCGCCTTCACGAAGAACGACATGAAGCCGAGCTTCACGCCATGTTCCTTCTCGAACTTGTCCTTGTACTTGTTGCGCAGATCCATCACCGGCGCCATGTTCACTTCGTTGAACGTCGTGAGGATGGCGTTGGTTTGCTGCGACTCGAGCAGACGCTCGGCGATACGCGCACGCAGACGCGACATCGGCACGCGTTGTTCCGGGCGGTTGTTCAGCCATGCGTCGGCCGATGCGGGCGCCTTGACGTCCGGCAGCGACGGCTTTGCAGCCTTCGGTGCAGCCGGTGCCGCTGCGGGTGCGGCCTTTGCGGCCGGTGCCTGACCTGCGCCCAGCACGTCGCCCTTCGTGATGCGACCGTCGCGGCCGGTGCCGGCGACGTCGCCCGACGACAGGTTCTGCTCGGCCATCAGCTTCGTCGCCGCCGGCGATGCCGCCGTGCTTGCACCGGCTGCAGCAGCCTGCGCCGCCGGATGCTGCGTCGCGGCCGGAGTCGACTCGGGTGCCGGCTTCACTTCGGCTTCGACAGCCGCTGCGCCTGCCTTGCCTTCCGTATCGATCTTCGCGATCACTTCATCGGCAACAACGGTATCGCCGTCGTTGCGCACGATCTGCGCGAGCACGCCTGCCGACGGTGCCGGCACTTCGAGCACGACCTTGTCGGTTTCGAGTTCGATGAGGATTTCGTCCTGGGCGACAGCTTCGCCCGGCTTCTTCTTCCACGTCAGCATGGTGGCTTCCGAAACCGACTCGGACAGCTGGGGGACTTTGACTTCAACAATAGCCATGTGATTTTCCTGAATACGTATCTGGAGACAACGAACCTTGAGCGGGCCGCCAGCCGTTCAATGCGCGCATGAAGAAAGTTTGGGGCGCATTCCGGACGCGGCACGGGAAAGCGCGCTGCGCTTTCCCGCTTCGGCTGTCGTGTTTATTTCGCGATCGATGCGCTCTTCAGACGCCCGAACGCACCTTCGATCAGCGCCTTCTGCTGCTCGTAGTGCTTCGCGTAGTAGCCGACCGCCGGCGAGGCCGATGCCGGACGACCGCTGTATGCCAGCTTCTGTCCGTCCTTCATGCCTTCCTTCAGGTGGTGCTCGATGTAGAACCACGGGCCTTGATTCTGCGGCTCGTCCTGCACCCAGACCACTTCGGTCGCGTTGTCGTACTTCTTCATTTCGGTTTCGAACTGCTTGTGCGCGAACGGATACAACTGCTCGATACGCACGATCGCGACGTCGTTCGCCTTCGCTTCGCGGCGATGCGCGACGAGGTCGTAATACACGCGACCCGAACACGCGACCACACGCTTCACCTTCTTCGCGTCGATCGCTTCGTCGGTCTCGCCGAGCACCGGCTGGAACGAACCCTTCGCGAGTTCCGACAGATCCGACACGGCTTCCTTGTGACGCAGCAGCGACTTCGGCGTGAAGACGATCAGCGGCTTGCGGAACAGGCGGATCATCTGGCGACGCAGCAGGTGGAAGACCTGTGCAGGCGTCGTGGGTTGCACGACCTGCATGTTGTGATCCGCGCACAGCTGCAGGAAGCGTTCGATACGCGCCGACGAGTGCTCCGGACCCTGACCTTCGTAACCGTGCGGCAGCAGCATCGTGAGGCCCGACACGCGGCCCCACTTCACTTCGCCCGACGAGATGAACTGGTCGATCACGACCTGCGCGCCGTTCACGAAGTCACCGAACTGCGCTTCCCACGCGACGAACGTGTTCGGTTCTGCAGTGGAGTAGCCGTACTCGAAACCGAGCACCGCTTCTTCGGACAGCACCGAGTCGATCACCGTGAACTTTGCCTGGCCTTCCGCGATGTTCTGCAGCGGCACGTACGTGCCGTCGTTCCAGCGCTCGCGATTCTGGTCGTGCAGCACCGAGTGACGGTGCGTGAACGTGCCGCGGCCCGAGTCCTGGCCGGTCAGACGAACCGCGTAACCGGAAGCGACCAGCGACGCGAACGCGAGATGCTCGCCCATGCCCCAGTCGAGCTTCGATTCGCCGCGACCCATCGCGCGACGATCGTTGATCACGCGCTCGACGAGCGGGTGGACCTTGAAGTTCTCGGGGATCGTCGTGATGCGTTCGGCGAGGCGCTTCAGTTCGGCGAGCGGCACGGCCGTATCGGCGGCGTCGGTCCACTTGCGGTTCAGGAACGGCACCCAGTCGACTGCGTACTTGCTCTTGTAGTTCGACAGGACCGGATCGACCGTGTGGTGACCTTCGTCCATTGCGCGGCGGTACGCCTTCACGTATTCGTCCGCGTCTTCAGCGGTGATCACGCCTTGCTGCACGAGCTTTTCCGCGTACAGCGCGCGGGTGCCCGGGTGCTTCGCAATGGTCTTGTACATCAGCGGCTGCGTGACCGCCGGCGTGTCCTGCTCGTTGTGGCCCAGCTTGCGGAAGCAGATGATGTCGACGACGACATCCTTGTGGAACTGCATCCGGTAGTCGATCGCGAGCTGCGTCGCCAGCACCACGGCTTCGGGATCGTCGCCGTTCACGTGCAGCACCGGCGCTTCGATCATCTTCACAACGTCGGTGCAATACAGCGTGGAGCGCGCATCGCGCGGGTCCGACGTCGTGAAGCCGATCTGGTTGTTGATGACGATGTGCAGCGTGCCGTGCGTGCCGTAGCCGCGCGTCTGCGCGAGGTTCAGCGTTTCCATCACGACGCCCTGACCCGCGAAGGCCGCGTCGCCGTGGATCTGCACCGGCAGCACTTGCAGGCCGTTCTCGTCGCCGCGACGGTCCATCCGCGCCTTCGCCGACCCTTCGACCACCGGGTTCACGATTTCGAGGTGCGACGGGTTGAATGCGAGCGACAGGTGAACCGGACCGCCTTCGGTCGCGATGTCCGACGAGAAGCCCTTGTGGTACTTCACGTCGCCGGCCGGCAGATCGTCGACGTGCTTGCCTTCGAATTCGGCGAACAGATCGGCGGGCATCTTGCCGAGCGTATTCACGAGCACGTTCAGACGGCCGCGGTGGGCCATGCCGATGACGATTTCCTGCACGCCGTTCGCACCTGCATGACGGACGACTTCGTCCATCGACGCGATGAAGCTTTCGCCGCCTTCAAGCGAGAAGCGCTTCTGGCCGACGTACTTGGTATGCAGGAAGCGCTCGAGACCTTCGGACGCGGTCAGGCGGTTCAGGATGTGCTTTTTCTTGTCGGCGGAGAAATTCGGCGTCGAGCGGATCGACTCGAGCTTTTCCTTCCACCAGCGCTTCTGTTCCGGATCGCTCAGGTACATGTACTCGGCACCGATCGTGCCGCAGTACGTGTCGCGCAATGCCTTGACGATGTCCCGCAGCGACGCCTGTTCGAAACCGAAGTACAGGTTCGTCGTGTTGAACGTCTGGTCCATGTCGGCTTCGGTGAAGTCGTAGAACGCAGGTTCGAGCTCGGGGATATTCGGACGTTCGCGGCGCTTCAGGGGATCGAGATTGGCCCATTGCGAGCCGAGGAAGCGATAGGCGCCGATGAGGGACTGCACATACACCTGCTTGCGCGCGGTGGTGAGGTCTTCACCGCCGGCTCCGGCACGTGGCAGGAAAGCATTGGCTTTCGCGCGCTGGGCAAACGATTCGACGATCGGGCCATGGGCCACGTCGTTGGCACTGGTGCCATCCGATGCAGGGACGTTCTGCAACGCGTCGAAATAGCTGCGCCAGTTCTCGGGCACTGACGCCGGATTGTCGAGATACGCTTCGTACAGTTCTTCAACGTACGGAGCATTGCCGCCGAACAGATACGAGTTCAGCTGGAGTTGCTTCATCATTTTTACGCTCACCTTTCTTCGAGTTTCTCGAGAAATAGCGGGTTACTCAACCTTCCGCGACACGGCCTGACCGTTTGGCGGATTGCGCGAATCAAGTCTGCTTGGAAGGACCTAAAACTGGCATCCGGGGAGCATAGCACAGAACCAATAGTGCCGACAGCGGAACACCGCCCCCGAAAGCCCGTCGCATCAGGCTTTCAGCGGATACGCAGCGCGCGAAGCGGAATGTAAAAAAGCCGCCCGAAGGCGGCTTTCTTTCGCGTCGATTCTCTCAAACCAGCCTGGATAACGCCGGTTTCAGGTTACCGATCAGTCGACCGCAGCTTCGCGGCTCGCGCGACGGCGCTCGTGTTCCTTCAGGTGACGCTTGCGCAGACGGATCGATTGCGGCGTGACTTCGACGAGTTCGTCTTCGTCGATGAATTCGACCGCGTATTCGAGCGACATCTGGATCGCCGGCACGAGACGCACCGCTTCGTCGGTACCCGACGCGCGCACGTTAGTCAGCTGCTTGCCCTTGATCGGGTTCACGACGAGGTCGTTGTCGCGGCTGTGAATGCCGATGATCATCCCTTCGTACAGCGCATCGCCCGGCTTCACGAACATGCGGCCGCGATCCTGCAGCTTCCACAGTGCGTAGGCGACGGCGGCGCCGTCGTCCTGCGAGATCAGCACGCCGTTGCGGCGCTCGCCGAGCGAGCCTTCGCGAACCGGCGCGTACTCGTCGAACACGTGACTCATCAGACCGGTACCACGCGTGAGCGTCAGGAATTCGCCCTGGAAGCCGATCAGGCCACGCGCCGGAATACGGTACTCGAGACGCGTGCGACCACGTGCATCCGACGCCATGTCGAGCATTTCGCCCTTGCGGCGACCGAGTTCTTCCATCACGCCACCCTGATGGGTGTCTTCGACGTCGACGGTCAGCAGTTCGTACGGCTCGTGCTTCACGCCGTCGACTTCATGAAGGACCACGCGCGGCCGCGACACGGCCATTTCGTAGCCCTCGCGGCGCATGTTTTCGATCAGGATGGTCAGGTGCAGTTCGCCGCGGCCCGACACTTCGAACACGGTTTCGTCGCCGGTTTCCTTCACGCGCAGCGCCACATTGTGGTTCAGCTCTTTCATCAGACGGTCGCGGATCTGGCGGCTCGTCACGAACTTGCCTTCCTTGCCCGCGAGCGGCGACGAGTTGACGAGGAAGTTCATCGTCAGCGTGGGTTCGTCGACGGTGATCATCGGCAGCGCTTCCGGCGCTTCCGGCGCGCAGATCGTCGCGCCGATACCGACTTCCTCGATACCGTTGATCAGCACGATGTCGCCGGCTTCGGCCTGCTCGACCTGCACGCGCTCGAGGCCCTCGAACGACAGCACCTGGTTGATCTTGCGGCTCAGGATTTCGCCTTCCGGACCAAAGCGGATCACGACCTGCTGACCCGGCTTGACACGGCCACGCGTGATGCGGCCGACGCCGATCCGGCCGACGTAGGTCGAATAATCCAGCGACGTGATCTGCAGTTGCAGCGGACCTTCCGGATCGGCCGGACGCACCGGCACGTGTTCGAGAATTGCCTCGAACAGCGGACGCATCGTGCCTTCGCGCACGCTCGGATCGAGATCGGCATAACCGTTCAGGCCCGACGCGTAGACGACCGGGAAGTCGAGCTGCTCTTCGGTCGCGCCGAGCTTGTCGAACAGGTCGAATGTCTGGTTGATCACCCAGTCGATCCGCGCGCCCGGCCGGTCGATCTTGTTCACGACGACGATCGGCTTCAGGCCGAGCGCCAGCGCCTTCTTCGTAACGAAGCGGGTTTGCGGCATCGGGCCTTCGACCGCGTCGATGAGCAGCAGCACCGAGTCGACCATCGACAGCACGCGCTCCACCTCGCCGCCGAAGTCCGCGTGGCCCGGCGTGTCGACGATGTTGATGTGCGTGCCTTCGTACGTGACGGCACAGTTCTTGGCGAGGATGGTGATGCCACGCTCTTTTTCGATGTCGTTCGAATCCATCACGCGTTCAGCAATCTGCTGATTCTCGCGGAAGGTGCCGGACTGGCGAAGAAGCTGGTCGACGAGCGTAGTTTTGCCGTGGTCGACGTGAGCGATGATGGCGATGTTGCGAAGGGCGCGGGTCATAAGAACCTGGGGAGTTAAGAGTGCGCCCTCTGCTTTTACTGCTGGATGCCTGGGTTCGCGATTAACGAAGCGGAGGCCAACAAGCCCAAAGCGCACTTTTGGGAACCTGAAATTATAGCACGCCGGCGTGAACGATTCAGTATTTGCCCTAATGGGCCCGTCAGCACGCGCATTGCGCCGATTTTTCTTGAGACGTCAAAATTCCTTGCCTAAGCTGTAATAACACTTGCCGCGTCAACTAACAGGGCCGTACAATACTGCTTAGTCAACTATTGCATTTGCACGGGCATCATGACCGATCCGTCCCCTCCGCTCCCGCCGGAGATCAGCGAGTACCAGCTGGGCGAAAGCGTCGGCTACCTGATTGCACGCGTCCGCTCGACGATATCGAACATGGTGTCGCAACGCACGATGGCTGAACTGGGCATCACCAGTACGCAAGGCAGCATCCTGTTCATGGTGGCGAGCGGAAAGTGTCTGCTGGCGGCTGAACTGGCGCGTGAATACGGGATCGACGCGAGCGCGGTCACGCGGCTTGTCGACCGGCTGGAGAAGCGCGGCCTGCTTACGCGGGTGCGCAGCTCCGAAGACCGGCGGGTCGTGCGCCTCGCGCTCACTACCGAGGGCCAGGATATCGCCGTACGCATGCCAGCCATCTTTCAGGGCGTGCTGGACAACGTGCTCGGGGGCTTCACGCCCGAAGAAACAGGATTTCTCAAAAGCATGCTGCGCCGGATTCTCGTCAACAGCGGCGAACACATGGGCTTAACCCGTGATACGGCAAGCAGTTCGGACAATAAGTCGTAGCAAAATAATTGCAGTGTCCATTATCAATTCCACTCACACGCAAAGAGTCGAGCGATGAAATCCCTTTCCCTGTCCGCGCCCGCACTGTCGCGCCGCAGCGCGATTGCCGCAGCAGTGGCCGCGCTCGCCCTCACGGGCTGCGCGAACTACTTCGGCATCAAGAGCGACAAGCAGATCTCGGGGCCGACACAGTACGAGTCCTCGCAGAGTCTCGCGGGCGCCGGCGGCCAGTGGCCGTCGCTCGACTGGGCAAACCAGTTCGGCGACCCGCAGCTGCCGAAGCTGATTACGGAAGCACTCGACGGCAATCCGTCGATCGCGCAGGCGCAGGCCCGTATCGCGAAGGCATCGTCGTATATCGAGAGTTCGCGCGCCGCGCTGCTGCCGAAGGTCCAGGGCAGCTACTCGTGGAACCGCGAGCTGTTCTCGTCGAACGCGCTGTACCCGCCTCCGTATGGCGGCACCTGGTATAGCGAAAACAACGTGCTCGCTAACGCGTCGTGGGACCTCGACCTGTGGGGCAAGAACCGTCAGCGTCTGGGCCAGGCCGTCTCGCAGACAA
This portion of the Paraburkholderia flava genome encodes:
- a CDS encoding MarR family winged helix-turn-helix transcriptional regulator, giving the protein MTDPSPPLPPEISEYQLGESVGYLIARVRSTISNMVSQRTMAELGITSTQGSILFMVASGKCLLAAELAREYGIDASAVTRLVDRLEKRGLLTRVRSSEDRRVVRLALTTEGQDIAVRMPAIFQGVLDNVLGGFTPEETGFLKSMLRRILVNSGEHMGLTRDTASSSDNKS
- the typA gene encoding translational GTPase TypA, with protein sequence MTRALRNIAIIAHVDHGKTTLVDQLLRQSGTFRENQQIAERVMDSNDIEKERGITILAKNCAVTYEGTHINIVDTPGHADFGGEVERVLSMVDSVLLLIDAVEGPMPQTRFVTKKALALGLKPIVVVNKIDRPGARIDWVINQTFDLFDKLGATEEQLDFPVVYASGLNGYADLDPSVREGTMRPLFEAILEHVPVRPADPEGPLQLQITSLDYSTYVGRIGVGRITRGRVKPGQQVVIRFGPEGEILSRKINQVLSFEGLERVQVEQAEAGDIVLINGIEEVGIGATICAPEAPEALPMITVDEPTLTMNFLVNSSPLAGKEGKFVTSRQIRDRLMKELNHNVALRVKETGDETVFEVSGRGELHLTILIENMRREGYEMAVSRPRVVLHEVDGVKHEPYELLTVDVEDTHQGGVMEELGRRKGEMLDMASDARGRTRLEYRIPARGLIGFQGEFLTLTRGTGLMSHVFDEYAPVREGSLGERRNGVLISQDDGAAVAYALWKLQDRGRMFVKPGDALYEGMIIGIHSRDNDLVVNPIKGKQLTNVRASGTDEAVRLVPAIQMSLEYAVEFIDEDELVEVTPQSIRLRKRHLKEHERRRASREAAVD